A genomic segment from Desulfonatronum lacustre DSM 10312 encodes:
- the cls gene encoding cardiolipin synthase, with protein sequence MLFWLSLTLDISGWVVRLTMIPVVAMRQRNPATCLAWLAVIFVMPWLGLIAYVLLGEQSLGFLRVRERMKRHKSFDAIHRHHAVLPEVDDVRVRRDHEILVQLAERHGGLPLLGENRVDLLADIDDVVRRLVADIDQAREHVHLLFYIFRDDAMGRKVGDALIRAAKRGVRCRLLADMVGSRGMFSGLGTKLQENGVQVVEGLTANPLRMRLARLDIRNHRKLAVIDGSVAYTGSQNIVEPVFGHRKAGAWHDVMVRIVGPSTRQLQSVFVEDWYQETGDALDCASLYPPVLEEGEVALQIVPTGPDLPTEGFQDLLIQAIHSAQRKVVITSPYFIPNEGMLTALRLAVGRGVVVDLILPRRSDHPMVDLASYHYCGVLLEHGANIFLFDDGMLHAKLLRVDDAMAMIGSANFDIRSFYLNLEVVLFLFDQEFLYTVRQLQSQYRSRSEKVDPQAWNRRPLPRRLLESIAKVFSPLL encoded by the coding sequence ATGTTGTTTTGGTTGTCCCTCACATTGGATATCAGCGGCTGGGTCGTGCGTTTGACCATGATTCCGGTTGTGGCCATGCGTCAGCGCAACCCCGCGACGTGCCTGGCCTGGCTGGCGGTGATCTTCGTGATGCCCTGGCTTGGATTGATCGCCTACGTGTTGTTGGGCGAGCAGAGCCTGGGCTTTTTGCGGGTCCGCGAGCGCATGAAGCGGCACAAATCTTTTGATGCCATCCACCGCCATCATGCCGTCCTTCCTGAAGTTGACGACGTTCGGGTCCGGCGGGATCATGAGATTTTGGTCCAACTGGCCGAGCGTCACGGCGGGCTGCCGCTTCTGGGAGAAAACCGGGTAGACCTGCTGGCGGACATCGACGATGTGGTCCGGCGTTTGGTCGCGGATATCGATCAGGCCCGGGAGCATGTTCACCTGCTGTTTTACATTTTTCGCGACGATGCCATGGGCCGAAAGGTCGGAGATGCGCTGATCCGAGCGGCCAAGCGCGGTGTCCGCTGTCGTTTGTTGGCGGATATGGTCGGGTCCAGGGGGATGTTCAGCGGCTTGGGAACGAAGCTCCAGGAAAACGGGGTCCAGGTGGTGGAGGGCTTGACCGCGAATCCGCTCCGGATGCGCCTGGCCCGGCTGGACATCCGCAACCATCGCAAGCTGGCGGTGATCGACGGCAGCGTCGCGTATACCGGGTCCCAGAATATCGTGGAGCCGGTTTTCGGCCATCGCAAGGCCGGAGCCTGGCACGACGTGATGGTCCGGATCGTCGGTCCCAGCACGCGCCAATTGCAGTCCGTGTTCGTGGAGGATTGGTACCAGGAGACCGGCGACGCCCTGGACTGCGCGTCACTTTATCCGCCGGTCCTGGAAGAAGGGGAAGTGGCGCTGCAAATCGTGCCCACCGGCCCGGATCTGCCCACCGAGGGATTCCAGGATTTGCTGATCCAGGCTATCCATTCGGCCCAGCGCAAAGTGGTCATCACGTCCCCGTACTTCATCCCCAACGAGGGCATGCTTACCGCGCTCCGTCTGGCCGTGGGGCGCGGAGTGGTGGTGGACCTGATCCTGCCCCGACGCAGCGACCATCCCATGGTGGACCTGGCCAGTTACCATTATTGCGGCGTCTTGTTGGAGCACGGCGCGAACATTTTTTTGTTCGACGACGGGATGCTGCATGCCAAACTGCTGCGCGTGGACGACGCCATGGCCATGATCGGTTCGGCCAATTTCGACATCCGCTCGTTTTACCTGAACCTGGAAGTGGTCCTTTTTCTTTTTGATCAGGAATTTCTGTACACGGTCCGTCAACTGCAAAGCCAATACCGGTCCCGATCCGAAAAAGTCGACCCCCAAGCCTGGAACCGCCGTCCCCTCCCCCGCCGCCTCCTGGAATCCATCGCCAAGGTGTTCAGTCCGTTGTTGTAA
- a CDS encoding TA system VapC family ribonuclease toxin: MRALLDVNVLIAVLDAGHIHHIPVSEWLKKEIHSGWASCPITQNGCIRIMSQPAYPGNLPAQAVAQRLAEAARHPSHRFWTADISLLDENILEWPKILGHRQVTDAYLLALAVHQNGRFVTLDRRISYRFVTGATSAHLHCITTE, encoded by the coding sequence ATGCGGGCTCTCCTGGACGTCAACGTACTGATCGCCGTATTGGATGCCGGCCATATCCACCACATCCCGGTTTCTGAGTGGCTCAAAAAGGAAATCCATTCCGGATGGGCATCCTGTCCCATCACTCAGAACGGCTGTATACGCATCATGTCCCAGCCCGCATACCCTGGGAATTTGCCTGCACAAGCAGTAGCTCAACGGCTTGCCGAGGCCGCACGACATCCATCACACAGGTTTTGGACCGCGGATATCAGTCTGTTGGATGAGAATATCCTTGAATGGCCCAAAATTCTTGGACATCGACAAGTTACGGACGCCTACCTGCTGGCATTGGCTGTCCACCAGAATGGACGCTTCGTAACACTTGACAGGCGAATATCCTATCGATTCGTCACAGGCGCGACCTCCGCACACCTGCACTGCATCACGACCGAGTGA
- a CDS encoding YqaA family protein: protein MNIVRRLYDWVLSWAATPYGAAALFVLAFFESSFFPIPPDPLLIALILGARAKAFRFAAVCSVASVSGAMLGYAIGHYSWWTLSGEFTALAQFFFNTVPGFTVEKFAMVQGLFETWNFWIIFTAGFTPLPYKVFTIAGGAFDISLVPFILASLVGRSARFFLVAWLIWRFGAQITTFIDKYFNLLAVLFTVLLVGGFMVLKMV from the coding sequence GTGAATATTGTGCGTCGATTGTATGACTGGGTGTTGAGTTGGGCCGCGACTCCGTATGGGGCAGCGGCTCTTTTCGTGTTGGCGTTTTTCGAATCCTCGTTCTTTCCAATTCCGCCGGACCCGTTGCTGATCGCCCTGATTCTCGGAGCCCGGGCCAAGGCGTTCCGGTTCGCCGCGGTCTGTTCCGTCGCTTCGGTCAGCGGGGCGATGCTGGGATATGCCATCGGCCACTATTCCTGGTGGACCCTCAGCGGAGAATTCACCGCTCTGGCTCAGTTCTTCTTCAATACTGTTCCGGGGTTCACAGTGGAGAAGTTCGCCATGGTTCAGGGGCTGTTCGAGACCTGGAATTTCTGGATCATTTTCACCGCCGGGTTCACGCCTTTGCCCTACAAGGTGTTCACCATCGCCGGCGGAGCTTTCGACATCTCCCTGGTTCCGTTCATTCTGGCCTCCCTGGTGGGCCGCTCAGCCCGGTTCTTTCTTGTGGCCTGGCTGATCTGGCGCTTTGGCGCACAGATCACCACGTTCATCGACAAGTATTTTAATCTTTTGGCCGTGCTGTTCACGGTTTTGCTGGTCGGTGGGTTCATGGTGCTGAAGATGGTGTAG
- a CDS encoding PaaI family thioesterase produces MEKVKGYLNANDRLARFLGIEIVDIGPGTATARMTLAEEHTNSLGMAHGGTLFTLADLAFAAACNSHGNVALGVQVSIHYHRPVSSGVLTAEARELTQGGRMASYLVEVRDESANLVASFQGLAYRKKEPLPC; encoded by the coding sequence GTGGAGAAGGTCAAAGGGTATCTCAATGCCAATGATCGGCTGGCCCGGTTTTTGGGGATCGAGATCGTGGACATCGGGCCGGGGACGGCCACGGCCCGGATGACCCTGGCCGAGGAGCATACCAACAGTCTGGGCATGGCCCATGGCGGAACCCTGTTTACCCTGGCGGATCTGGCCTTTGCCGCGGCCTGCAACTCCCACGGCAACGTGGCCCTGGGGGTGCAGGTGAGCATTCATTATCACCGGCCCGTTTCCTCGGGCGTCCTGACCGCCGAGGCCAGGGAGCTGACCCAGGGCGGAAGGATGGCCAGTTATCTGGTGGAAGTTCGCGATGAGTCCGCCAACCTGGTGGCCTCGTTTCAGGGGCTGGCCTACCGGAAGAAGGAACCGCTTCCTTGCTGA
- a CDS encoding MATE family efflux transporter gives MLNHPKGGTVPPPPPKKINFDPAASPTKAIWRLAWPQVVMMLFHFLIGFVDVWVAGRISRDVQASMGMVSQSFFIFLVVAIAVSNGTVAAISQSYGAGLIHRVQRYVGLSLQTAAVFGAAFLVFGYAFQGSLIRILQTPESMLPIMTYLLSVYLLILPAYYLFIIGNAILRAQQLVLYPLYCMMLVAGLNTFGDFALGLGMFGFPDLGYKGLAWSTFGSVLAGGLFNVWVLRRRRLLVRRSFAPWKWIRCAFPYLFRVAWPAGVMQLVWHSAYITLFSITASLPAGSVVALAGMSAGMRVESLMFLPGFAFNFTAGILVGHYLGARKPEEAKRMGYRILGQGLLVICLLTVVLWQFLEPIAAFVAPDPEVRDEAVNYLRYNLAAMPFLLISMILGGALTGAGATIYQSLIMGGSAWLVRIPLAFVLGHLIFAQATGIWLAMFLSMAVQALCVAYVYQFWNWQRFAMRKQR, from the coding sequence TTGCTGAACCATCCCAAGGGCGGAACGGTCCCGCCTCCTCCTCCGAAAAAGATCAACTTTGATCCCGCCGCCTCGCCCACCAAGGCCATCTGGCGGCTGGCCTGGCCTCAGGTGGTGATGATGCTGTTTCACTTCCTGATCGGCTTTGTCGACGTCTGGGTGGCCGGGCGGATCAGCCGGGACGTGCAGGCCAGCATGGGCATGGTCAGCCAATCCTTTTTCATCTTTCTGGTGGTGGCCATTGCCGTGAGCAACGGGACCGTTGCCGCCATCAGCCAGTCCTACGGCGCGGGGCTGATCCACCGGGTCCAGCGCTACGTGGGCCTCAGCCTGCAAACCGCCGCGGTCTTCGGCGCGGCCTTCCTGGTCTTCGGCTACGCCTTTCAGGGGTCCCTGATCCGGATTCTTCAGACCCCGGAAAGCATGCTCCCGATCATGACCTATCTGCTCAGCGTTTACCTGCTGATTCTGCCCGCCTACTATCTGTTCATCATCGGCAACGCCATCCTGCGGGCTCAGCAACTGGTCCTTTATCCGCTGTACTGCATGATGTTGGTGGCCGGGCTGAACACCTTCGGAGATTTCGCCCTGGGGCTGGGCATGTTCGGCTTTCCGGATCTGGGGTACAAGGGGCTGGCCTGGAGCACCTTCGGCTCGGTTCTGGCCGGCGGGCTGTTCAATGTCTGGGTTCTGCGCCGCAGAAGGCTTCTGGTGCGCAGAAGCTTCGCCCCCTGGAAATGGATTCGGTGCGCCTTTCCCTACTTGTTCCGGGTGGCCTGGCCCGCCGGGGTGATGCAGTTGGTCTGGCACTCCGCCTACATCACCTTGTTTTCCATCACCGCCAGCCTGCCCGCGGGCAGCGTGGTGGCCTTGGCCGGGATGAGCGCCGGAATGCGGGTGGAATCGCTGATGTTCCTGCCTGGTTTCGCCTTCAATTTCACGGCTGGAATCCTTGTGGGACACTACCTGGGGGCCAGAAAACCCGAGGAAGCCAAGCGGATGGGCTACCGCATCCTGGGCCAGGGCCTGCTGGTGATCTGCCTGCTGACCGTGGTCCTCTGGCAATTCCTGGAACCCATCGCCGCCTTCGTCGCCCCGGACCCGGAGGTCCGGGACGAGGCGGTGAACTACCTGCGCTACAACCTCGCGGCCATGCCCTTTCTGCTGATCTCCATGATCCTGGGAGGGGCGCTCACCGGGGCCGGGGCGACCATCTACCAGTCCCTGATCATGGGCGGCTCGGCCTGGCTGGTGCGCATCCCCCTGGCCTTCGTCCTGGGCCATCTGATCTTTGCCCAGGCCACCGGAATCTGGCTGGCCATGTTTCTGTCCATGGCCGTCCAGGCCCTCTGCGTGGCCTACGTCTACCAGTTCTGGAACTGGCAGCGCTTCGCCATGCGCAAGCAGCGGTGA
- a CDS encoding methyl-accepting chemotaxis protein: MKSHLSLTLILAGIFLALLVLSLLHGTTLAELRWALIPAALLSLGAVLGLGHRRDKNVQRAIHLLRLATDTSGRPEQADLPGSAPNSPETIHFPNLDGLERELAGLVSAYQDVVRRNHQETAKRHSLSGQLQSTSTALSQTLSGAEQARCGTIRSAVDVLRESVGGITREAEKLKAAVDQADQGAQRQQRHTIEAAAAMEQMNASILEAARHAGDASTSSSQARSRAEAGARIVRETLDAVTAVADKGGELSGSIAELGRQAETIDGIMDVISDIADQTNLLALNAAIEAARAGNAGRGFAVVADEVRKLAEKTMNATKDVGHEVQAIQTRVRKAVQEVRETMDLVDKTVALSNESGASLAEIVDLSQESALQAQSIAEAVHQQSKASEEITRTLTEVSSISTTTQDDMSRSLSEIDNLSRRVRDLITLTRVFELIGKGAVQELVDSLARSKEVLSLDRKAMETTMRETVRRNNFLELLYITDAQGIQLTANIPRPSLESSSDRNAFGKDWSARPWFTEAMRTPIPYISNVYTSQASGEPCITVSTPFRDAEGRILGVIAADVRVQ, translated from the coding sequence ATGAAATCACATCTTTCGCTCACATTGATCCTGGCCGGCATTTTTCTGGCCCTGCTCGTCCTTTCCTTGCTTCACGGGACCACCCTCGCAGAGCTTCGATGGGCTCTGATTCCGGCGGCTCTGCTCAGCCTGGGGGCTGTCCTCGGCCTTGGCCATCGTCGAGACAAAAATGTCCAACGCGCCATCCATCTGCTGCGCCTCGCGACGGACACTTCCGGTCGCCCTGAACAGGCCGACCTACCCGGGTCCGCCCCGAACTCACCGGAAACAATTCATTTTCCAAACCTGGATGGCCTGGAGCGGGAACTGGCCGGGCTTGTGTCGGCCTATCAAGACGTGGTCCGGCGTAACCATCAGGAAACCGCAAAGCGCCACTCCCTTTCCGGGCAACTGCAATCCACAAGCACAGCCCTGTCCCAAACCTTGTCCGGGGCTGAACAGGCCCGCTGCGGGACCATTCGGTCCGCCGTGGACGTGCTTCGGGAATCGGTAGGCGGGATCACCCGGGAGGCCGAGAAACTGAAAGCAGCCGTGGACCAGGCGGACCAGGGCGCCCAGCGTCAACAGCGGCACACCATCGAAGCCGCCGCGGCCATGGAGCAGATGAACGCCTCCATTCTGGAAGCGGCCCGCCACGCGGGGGACGCCTCAACCAGTTCATCCCAGGCCCGAAGCAGGGCAGAGGCCGGAGCGCGAATCGTTCGGGAAACCCTGGACGCGGTCACGGCCGTGGCCGACAAGGGCGGCGAGTTGTCCGGCTCCATCGCCGAACTGGGGCGTCAGGCCGAAACCATCGATGGGATCATGGACGTCATCTCGGACATCGCGGACCAGACCAACCTATTGGCCCTGAACGCGGCCATCGAGGCGGCTCGGGCCGGGAACGCCGGGCGTGGTTTCGCCGTGGTGGCCGACGAGGTGCGCAAGCTGGCCGAAAAAACCATGAACGCCACCAAGGATGTGGGGCATGAAGTGCAGGCAATCCAAACCCGTGTCCGAAAAGCGGTTCAAGAGGTCCGCGAAACCATGGATCTGGTGGACAAGACCGTGGCTCTGTCCAACGAATCCGGAGCGTCTTTGGCCGAAATCGTCGATCTGTCCCAGGAATCGGCCCTTCAAGCCCAATCCATCGCAGAGGCCGTGCATCAGCAATCCAAGGCCAGCGAGGAGATTACCAGGACATTGACCGAGGTCAGCTCCATCTCCACCACCACCCAGGACGACATGAGCCGTTCCCTTTCTGAAATTGACAACCTCTCCCGCCGAGTTCGGGACCTGATCACCCTGACCAGGGTCTTCGAGTTGATCGGCAAAGGGGCCGTGCAAGAGCTGGTCGACTCCCTGGCCCGCTCCAAGGAGGTCCTCTCCCTGGACCGTAAGGCGATGGAAACAACGATGCGCGAAACCGTCCGCCGCAATAATTTTCTCGAACTGCTCTACATCACCGACGCCCAAGGCATCCAGCTCACGGCGAACATCCCCAGACCGAGCCTGGAATCCTCCTCGGACCGGAATGCCTTCGGCAAAGACTGGAGCGCCCGCCCCTGGTTCACCGAGGCCATGCGCACCCCCATCCCTTACATCTCCAATGTCTACACGTCCCAAGCCTCTGGAGAACCCTGCATCACCGTGTCCACGCCCTTCCGCGATGCCGAAGGTCGCATCCTCGGGGTCATCGCCGCGGACGTTCGGGTACAGTAA
- a CDS encoding biotin--[acetyl-CoA-carboxylase] ligase — MASVHPLWDRAMRQWGPWREGRAALDDPDGGVLGITGWTADRNGTGNVFLCRDCSSAFDLAWRLNNWGLLAEWDAVIAVTQWTGRGQVRRPWQSLPGNLHVVWRTPLVPSDWDGLTSLVPAWLTARVLGSLGWEVRLKWPNDLVWNGWKVGGILAEQRGEAVMVGLGLNLAAAPPPNMLRDGATFPAGSMGGRIGPATCWDRLVSQYESWYRYNLPVLRPEHFAEAFSDVLLWKGRSVVVADHDEGHAELRGVVLGLAADGGLLLSVDGQVRRIASGEIRPLA, encoded by the coding sequence ATGGCTTCGGTCCATCCGCTTTGGGACCGGGCAATGCGGCAGTGGGGGCCGTGGCGCGAGGGGAGGGCGGCCCTTGATGACCCTGACGGCGGCGTTCTGGGGATCACGGGATGGACCGCCGATCGAAACGGGACGGGTAATGTCTTTTTGTGTCGAGACTGCTCATCGGCCTTTGACCTGGCCTGGAGGTTGAACAACTGGGGCTTGCTGGCGGAATGGGACGCAGTGATCGCCGTGACCCAGTGGACCGGGCGGGGGCAGGTTCGGCGGCCGTGGCAATCGCTGCCGGGCAATCTGCATGTGGTCTGGCGAACGCCGTTGGTTCCGAGCGACTGGGACGGTCTGACGTCCCTGGTTCCGGCCTGGCTTACGGCCCGGGTTCTTGGAAGCCTTGGCTGGGAGGTTCGGCTGAAGTGGCCCAATGATCTGGTCTGGAACGGGTGGAAGGTCGGCGGGATTCTGGCCGAGCAGCGCGGAGAAGCCGTGATGGTCGGACTGGGATTGAACCTGGCCGCGGCTCCGCCTCCGAACATGCTCCGGGATGGCGCGACGTTTCCGGCCGGGTCCATGGGCGGTCGAATCGGTCCGGCAACGTGCTGGGATCGGCTTGTTTCCCAGTACGAATCTTGGTACAGATACAACTTGCCCGTACTCCGGCCCGAGCATTTCGCCGAGGCCTTTTCGGACGTTCTGCTGTGGAAAGGACGCTCCGTTGTCGTCGCGGACCACGACGAGGGCCATGCCGAACTCCGCGGGGTGGTGCTGGGATTGGCCGCTGACGGTGGCTTGCTGCTTTCCGTGGACGGTCAGGTGCGCCGAATCGCCTCCGGGGAGATTCGGCCCCTTGCGTAA